In a genomic window of Luoshenia tenuis:
- the gatA gene encoding Asp-tRNA(Asn)/Glu-tRNA(Gln) amidotransferase subunit GatA, with protein MKVERIIDWSAAALALKLAAGQVSAQEAAEAYLQQIEKCEAQLGAYIKVTREVALAQAAQVDARRAAGEQLHPLAGVPMALKDNLCTQGIETTCGSKMLQNFCPPYSATAARRLEEAGCVLLGKVNMDEFAMGSSTENSYYHPTRNPVDPTRVPGGSSGGSAAAVGAREAAFALGSDTGGSIRQPAAFCGVVGMKPTYGAVSRYGLVAFASSLDQIGPLTRDVRDSALVLSAIAGKDERDSTCVGRNYGDFQQDIGREVTGLRLGLPREFLEEGIDPQVKAAVLAAANRYEKLGARVEPVSLPTLKHALPAYYVISSAEASSNLARFDGVRYGYRAKDYADMDELYERTRSEGFGPEVKRRIMLGTFALSAGYYDAYYNKALQVRTLVVREFEALFKDFDALLSPVAPTTAYRLGEKMADPMAMYLGDIYTVPVNIAGLPALSLPCGRDEEGLPIGMQLIGPPFSEKKLYQLGYAFEQDDAKEAEKHA; from the coding sequence ATGAAAGTGGAACGGATCATCGATTGGAGCGCCGCGGCGCTTGCGCTAAAATTGGCGGCGGGCCAGGTCAGCGCCCAGGAGGCGGCCGAAGCCTATTTACAGCAAATAGAAAAGTGCGAGGCGCAGCTGGGCGCCTATATCAAGGTGACGCGGGAGGTCGCCCTGGCCCAGGCCGCGCAGGTGGACGCGCGCCGCGCGGCGGGGGAGCAGTTGCATCCCTTAGCCGGGGTGCCTATGGCCCTGAAGGATAACCTTTGCACCCAAGGGATTGAAACCACCTGCGGCTCTAAAATGCTGCAAAACTTTTGCCCGCCCTATTCGGCCACGGCGGCCCGGCGGCTGGAAGAGGCCGGGTGCGTGCTGCTGGGCAAGGTAAACATGGATGAATTCGCCATGGGTTCCTCCACCGAGAACTCCTATTATCACCCCACGCGCAACCCGGTAGACCCAACCCGGGTACCGGGGGGCAGCTCGGGCGGCTCGGCCGCGGCGGTGGGGGCCAGGGAGGCGGCCTTTGCCCTGGGCTCGGATACCGGCGGGTCCATCCGCCAGCCGGCGGCCTTTTGCGGCGTGGTGGGGATGAAGCCCACCTACGGCGCGGTCTCCCGCTATGGGCTGGTGGCCTTTGCCTCCTCGCTGGACCAGATCGGCCCGCTGACGCGAGACGTGCGGGATAGCGCGCTGGTGCTTTCGGCCATCGCCGGGAAGGATGAGAGGGATTCCACCTGCGTAGGCCGGAACTATGGCGACTTTCAGCAGGATATCGGCCGGGAGGTGACCGGCCTGCGCCTGGGGCTGCCCCGGGAGTTTCTGGAGGAAGGGATCGACCCGCAGGTCAAAGCGGCGGTGCTTGCGGCGGCCAATCGCTATGAAAAGCTGGGCGCCCGGGTAGAGCCGGTATCCCTGCCCACCTTAAAGCACGCCCTGCCCGCCTATTACGTGATCTCCAGCGCCGAGGCCTCCTCCAACCTGGCCCGGTTTGACGGGGTGCGCTATGGCTACCGGGCCAAGGACTACGCGGATATGGATGAATTGTACGAGCGCACCCGCAGCGAGGGCTTTGGCCCCGAGGTCAAGCGGCGCATCATGCTGGGCACCTTCGCCTTAAGCGCCGGGTATTACGATGCGTACTATAACAAGGCCCTGCAGGTGCGCACCCTGGTGGTGCGGGAGTTTGAGGCCCTGTTTAAGGATTTTGACGCGCTGCTTAGCCCGGTGGCGCCCACCACGGCCTACCGCCTGGGCGAGAAGATGGCCGACCCCATGGCGATGTACCTGGGGGATATCTACACCGTGCCGGTGAACATCGCGGGCCTGCCGGCGCTTAGCCTGCCCTGCGGCAGGGATGAGGAGGGCCTCCCCATCGGCATGCAGCTGATCGGCCCGCCCTTTAGCGAGAAAAAGCTCTACCAGCTGGGATACGCGTTTGAACAGGATGATGCAAAGGAGGCGGAAAAGCATGCTTAA
- the gatB gene encoding Asp-tRNA(Asn)/Glu-tRNA(Gln) amidotransferase subunit GatB has product MLKGYEMVVGLEVHVELKTKTKIFCACPTDFGAEPNTQVCPVCLGMPGTLPVLNRQVVDFAVKAGLATHCTIASFSKQDRKNYFYPDLPKAYQISQYDLPLCEHGYLHIQTPEGEKRVGITRIHIEEDAGKLVHDEQLGTLIDCNRCGVPLIEIVSEPDIRSAKEAVAYVQKLRAIMLYTGISDCKMNEGSLRCDVNLSVHKLGAPFGTRTEMKNLNSFQSIERAIGYEYRRQVEALESGEAIVQETRRYDQQSGKTYSMRRKEDADDYRYFPDPDLAPIVLTRAHIDALGAQIPKLPDARKADYVSRLGLGPILSERLTEKKEIADYFEQAAGYTRSPETLGNLIISEVFRLMGEGEDTRIPIAPEHLGAVAQMVADAHINSSTAKRLIGRMWEADEDPKALVEREGLAQVNDPETLLAAVRKALAQNPQAVDQYRKGKLSASKALMGAAMRETAGRGNPQVLEHLVNEQLKQNDKN; this is encoded by the coding sequence ATGCTTAAAGGCTATGAAATGGTGGTGGGCCTGGAGGTGCATGTGGAGCTGAAGACCAAAACCAAGATCTTTTGCGCCTGCCCGACCGATTTTGGGGCCGAGCCCAACACCCAGGTCTGCCCGGTTTGCCTGGGGATGCCCGGGACGCTGCCGGTTTTAAACCGCCAGGTGGTGGATTTTGCCGTCAAGGCCGGGCTGGCCACCCATTGCACCATCGCCAGCTTTTCCAAGCAGGACCGGAAGAATTACTTTTACCCCGACCTGCCCAAGGCTTACCAGATCTCCCAGTACGACCTGCCGCTTTGCGAGCACGGGTACCTCCATATCCAGACCCCGGAGGGGGAAAAGCGGGTGGGCATCACCCGCATCCATATTGAGGAGGACGCGGGCAAGCTGGTGCACGATGAGCAGTTGGGCACGCTGATCGACTGCAACCGCTGCGGCGTGCCGCTGATCGAGATCGTATCCGAGCCGGACATCCGCAGCGCCAAAGAGGCGGTGGCATACGTGCAAAAGCTGCGGGCCATCATGCTGTACACCGGCATATCGGATTGTAAGATGAACGAGGGCTCGCTGCGGTGCGACGTGAACCTATCCGTGCACAAACTCGGCGCCCCCTTTGGCACACGCACCGAGATGAAAAACCTCAACTCCTTCCAGTCCATCGAGCGGGCGATCGGCTATGAATACCGCCGCCAGGTAGAGGCGCTGGAGAGCGGCGAGGCCATCGTCCAGGAGACCCGGCGCTACGACCAGCAAAGCGGCAAGACCTATTCCATGCGCCGCAAGGAAGATGCGGACGATTACCGCTACTTCCCCGACCCCGACCTGGCCCCCATTGTGCTTACGCGCGCCCATATCGACGCGCTGGGGGCGCAGATCCCCAAGCTTCCGGACGCGCGCAAGGCGGATTACGTATCCCGCCTGGGGCTTGGCCCCATCTTAAGCGAGCGGCTGACCGAGAAAAAGGAGATCGCCGACTATTTTGAGCAGGCCGCCGGCTATACCCGCAGCCCCGAGACCCTGGGCAACCTCATCATCTCCGAGGTTTTCCGCCTGATGGGCGAGGGAGAGGATACGCGCATCCCCATCGCGCCGGAGCATCTGGGGGCGGTCGCGCAGATGGTGGCCGACGCCCACATCAACTCCAGCACGGCCAAGCGCCTGATCGGCCGGATGTGGGAGGCGGACGAGGACCCCAAGGCCCTTGTGGAGCGGGAGGGCTTAGCGCAGGTGAACGACCCCGAAACGCTGCTGGCCGCCGTGCGCAAGGCCCTGGCGCAAAACCCACAGGCGGTGGACCAATACCGCAAGGGTAAGCTAAGCGCATCTAAAGCCCTGATGGGCGCGGCCATGCGCGAGACCGCCGGCCGGGGCAATCCCCAGGTGCTGGAGCATCTGGTGAATGAGCAGCTTAAGCAGAACGATAAAAATTAA
- a CDS encoding GGDEF domain-containing protein has translation MNGQTNHPQSMGAVQDCGLIILRQKDLHILYLNPAMAQAAPDARPGLPCRQVWPQLFTPLGELAASLAIDDGANRLELCAAPLEWAGEPALAITLRPPAAVAREETQRQLKQAQHLYRAAIESRAEVLLEYDPATDSFIAHAETAGEAIRTVVVFDYDLTRDRASFSAPFFTQFGRAGEVDRAAWRIGQSDLIHQADRQVALRIIEKCRQEPVGVKGSLRLKTRQGRYAWFELYATALWDEQKTRCLNIVGKLINIDELKTEATQWREQAKLDALTGLYNRAALQELAAGMLAGKSKKPGALIFIDIDDFKAVNDTLGHAAGDEVLHTIAQRIRRCFRQEDLTARYGGDEFVVYLQSGLTREALEGKLHQLQAIFHGDPLLRRFNSSASMGVARFPEDAGDFSALLQRADRALYCAKQLGKDRYAFYADCAQAGLV, from the coding sequence ATGAACGGGCAAACGAACCATCCACAATCTATGGGCGCGGTGCAGGACTGCGGGCTGATCATCCTGCGCCAAAAGGATCTGCACATCCTTTACCTAAACCCCGCCATGGCCCAGGCCGCGCCCGACGCGCGGCCCGGCCTGCCCTGCCGCCAGGTATGGCCGCAGCTTTTCACCCCCTTGGGTGAGCTGGCCGCCTCTCTGGCCATAGATGATGGGGCAAACCGGTTGGAACTATGCGCAGCCCCGCTCGAATGGGCGGGAGAACCGGCCCTGGCCATTACGCTGCGTCCGCCCGCCGCTGTGGCGCGGGAAGAAACGCAGCGCCAGCTAAAGCAGGCCCAGCACCTGTACCGGGCCGCCATCGAATCCCGCGCCGAAGTGCTGCTGGAGTACGACCCGGCTACGGACAGCTTTATCGCCCATGCCGAAACGGCTGGGGAGGCCATCCGCACCGTGGTGGTGTTCGATTATGACTTGACCCGGGACCGGGCCAGCTTTTCCGCTCCCTTCTTTACCCAGTTTGGACGGGCAGGCGAGGTAGACAGGGCAGCCTGGCGCATCGGGCAAAGCGACCTGATCCATCAGGCGGACCGGCAGGTGGCGCTGCGCATCATCGAAAAATGCCGCCAAGAGCCGGTGGGCGTCAAGGGCAGCCTGCGCCTTAAGACCCGCCAGGGGCGCTACGCCTGGTTCGAGCTGTACGCCACCGCCCTTTGGGATGAGCAAAAGACCCGGTGCCTGAATATCGTGGGCAAGCTGATCAACATCGACGAGCTGAAAACCGAGGCCACTCAGTGGCGCGAGCAAGCCAAGCTGGACGCGCTGACCGGGCTTTATAACCGTGCCGCGCTACAGGAGCTGGCCGCCGGTATGCTGGCGGGCAAAAGCAAAAAACCGGGCGCATTGATCTTTATCGATATCGACGACTTTAAGGCCGTTAACGATACCCTGGGCCACGCCGCCGGGGACGAGGTGCTGCACACCATCGCCCAGCGCATCCGCCGGTGCTTCCGCCAGGAGGACCTGACCGCCCGCTACGGCGGGGACGAGTTTGTGGTCTACCTGCAAAGCGGCCTGACCCGGGAGGCGCTGGAGGGCAAGCTGCACCAGCTGCAGGCCATCTTCCATGGCGACCCGCTGCTGCGGCGCTTTAACAGCTCGGCCAGCATGGGTGTGGCCCGCTTCCCCGAGGATGCGGGCGATTTTTCCGCACTGCTGCAGCGGGCGGACCGGGCGCTGTACTGCGCCAAGCAGCTGGGCAAAGACCGGTACGCCTTCTATGCCGATTGCGCGCAGGCCGGCCTGGTGTAA
- a CDS encoding PhoH family protein, translating to MLQVEFDDMAQVMSVFGPYDEYVKAIEKALGVAVKSRDNVVEVSGEADEDVRIAAETLRTLKKMLAKGEQMSEWMVGQAMDMVRSGNADDAIEAMSDVVAVTYRGKPVKCRTIGQKRYIKAIKNHTVTICIGPAGTGKTYLAIAMAVAALKRKECSRIILTRPAVEAGEKLGFLPGDLQSKVDPYLRPLYDALFDFLGQEQFNRLLENGTIEVAPLAYMRGRTLNDSVVILDEGQNATLPTLKMVLTRFGEGSKVILTGDITQIDLPRENASGLKKAADILTDIEGISVVYLTNKDVVRHKLVKDIVNAFEKYEKAQGGGAKAASRRFVRKEG from the coding sequence ATGCTTCAGGTGGAATTTGACGATATGGCCCAGGTGATGAGCGTTTTCGGTCCGTATGACGAATATGTCAAGGCCATCGAAAAGGCGCTGGGCGTGGCTGTCAAATCCCGCGATAACGTAGTGGAGGTCTCGGGCGAGGCGGACGAGGATGTACGTATCGCCGCGGAGACCCTGCGCACCCTTAAAAAGATGCTGGCCAAGGGCGAGCAGATGAGCGAGTGGATGGTGGGCCAGGCCATGGATATGGTGCGCAGCGGCAACGCCGACGACGCCATCGAGGCCATGAGCGACGTGGTAGCCGTGACTTACCGGGGCAAGCCGGTCAAGTGCCGCACCATCGGCCAAAAGCGGTATATCAAGGCCATCAAGAACCATACGGTCACCATCTGCATCGGCCCTGCCGGTACGGGTAAGACCTATCTGGCCATCGCCATGGCGGTGGCGGCCTTAAAGCGCAAGGAGTGCAGCCGCATCATCCTCACCCGCCCGGCGGTGGAGGCGGGGGAAAAGCTGGGCTTTTTGCCGGGGGACCTGCAAAGCAAGGTAGACCCCTACCTGCGCCCGCTGTACGATGCGCTGTTTGACTTTCTGGGGCAGGAGCAGTTCAACCGCCTGCTGGAAAACGGCACCATTGAGGTAGCGCCGCTGGCTTACATGCGCGGGCGTACCCTCAACGACAGTGTGGTCATCCTGGACGAAGGGCAAAATGCTACACTGCCCACCCTCAAGATGGTGCTGACCCGCTTTGGCGAGGGATCCAAGGTGATCCTCACCGGGGACATCACCCAGATCGACCTGCCGCGGGAGAACGCCAGCGGCCTTAAAAAGGCGGCGGATATCCTGACGGATATCGAGGGCATCTCGGTCGTGTACCTGACCAATAAGGACGTGGTGCGCCACAAGCTGGTCAAAGACATCGTCAACGCCTTTGAAAAGTACGAAAAGGCCCAGGGCGGAGGGGCAAAAGCCGCCTCCCGCCGGTTTGTGCGCAAGGAAGGCTAG